A genomic segment from Tuwongella immobilis encodes:
- a CDS encoding glucose-1-phosphate adenylyltransferase translates to MQSTLCLILGGGRGTRLYPLTKSRSKPAVPVGGKYRLIDIPISNCINSGFNQIYVLTQFLSASLNRHIANTYKFDMFGKGFVEILAAQQTNESANWYQGTADAIRQNRQYFDTGAYQHVMILSGDQLYRMDFQKLMDTHRESKADVTLAMIPVPKEQTSGFGLIKVDSKGRVNGFTEKPKTDAELQPFYIPGEWIERQGVQPNGRNYLASMGIYLFNTKTLIEMLDFKPLATDFGKEVFPRHYNEYRVQAHLFDGYWEDLGTIKSYHEASLALAGDHPPFDFHSPDGVIFTRMRYLPASRIVNVTLDRALVADGCVILDGTKIVNTLIGVRSRIGRNVVLKDTVLIGADRFETDAERDANRTRGVPDLGIGDGSVIQNALIDKDARIGRNVKILNEANVQEFDSDCYSIRDGIVVIPRGTVIPDNTVI, encoded by the coding sequence ATGCAATCGACACTCTGCTTGATCCTGGGCGGTGGCCGCGGTACGCGCTTGTATCCCCTCACCAAATCCCGCTCCAAACCAGCTGTCCCCGTGGGGGGAAAATATCGACTCATCGATATTCCCATCAGCAATTGCATCAACAGTGGCTTCAATCAGATTTATGTGCTCACGCAATTTTTGAGCGCCAGTCTGAATCGCCACATCGCAAACACTTACAAATTCGATATGTTTGGTAAGGGTTTCGTAGAAATCTTGGCCGCCCAACAGACCAACGAAAGCGCCAATTGGTATCAGGGTACCGCCGACGCCATCCGGCAGAATCGCCAGTATTTCGATACCGGGGCGTATCAGCACGTCATGATCCTGTCCGGGGATCAACTCTATCGCATGGATTTTCAAAAATTGATGGACACGCACCGCGAAAGCAAAGCGGACGTCACCCTGGCGATGATCCCCGTGCCCAAAGAGCAGACCAGCGGCTTCGGGCTCATCAAGGTGGATAGCAAGGGGCGCGTGAACGGATTCACCGAGAAGCCGAAGACCGACGCGGAATTGCAACCGTTCTACATTCCCGGCGAGTGGATCGAACGCCAAGGCGTGCAACCCAACGGCCGCAACTACTTGGCCAGCATGGGCATCTATCTGTTCAACACCAAGACGCTCATCGAAATGCTCGACTTCAAGCCATTGGCCACCGATTTCGGCAAAGAAGTCTTCCCCCGCCATTACAACGAATACCGCGTGCAGGCACACTTGTTTGATGGCTATTGGGAAGACCTCGGGACGATCAAATCGTATCACGAAGCAAGCCTGGCCTTGGCCGGGGATCATCCCCCGTTCGATTTCCACTCGCCCGATGGGGTGATTTTCACCCGCATGCGCTATCTGCCGGCCTCGCGGATTGTCAACGTCACCTTGGATCGCGCGCTGGTGGCGGATGGCTGCGTGATTCTGGATGGCACGAAAATTGTCAATACGTTGATCGGCGTTCGCAGTCGCATCGGGCGAAATGTCGTGCTGAAGGATACCGTCCTCATTGGCGCGGATCGCTTTGAGACCGACGCCGAGCGCGATGCCAACCGCACACGCGGGGTGCCGGATCTGGGCATCGGCGATGGCAGCGTGATCCAAAATGCGCTCATCGACAAAGACGCCCGCATTGGCCGCAACGTGAAAATTCTCAACGAAGCGAACGTGCAAGAATTTGATAGCGATTGCTACAGCATCCGCGATGGCATCGTAGTCATTCCGCGTGGCACGGTCATTCCCGATAACACTGTGATCTGA